In the Desulfotignum phosphitoxidans DSM 13687 genome, GGCCACCCAGGCGGTCACCGTACTGAGTACGGCCATTGCCCCGGATCTGCCGGTCTATCGTGAAACAATCCTGTTTCTGGCCTTCAACACCTGGCTGTTCGGGGGAATGCTCTACATCTGGATCATCGGGTTGATCTTCTACCGGTACCTGTTTTTTCATTTCTCTCCCCAGGATCTGACCCCGCCTTACTGGATCAACATGGGGGCGGTGGCCATCACCACCTTAGGCGGTGCCGGCCTGATTGGCCAGGCTGCCGCATCCGGGTTTCTGGCAGAACTGACACCTTTTCTAAAGGGATTCACCTTTTTTTTCTGGGCCACTGCCACCTGGTGGATTCCCATGCTCATCATTTTAGGGATATGGCGTCACGGAATCCGGCGGTTTCCGTTACGGTACAGCCCGCTGTTCTGGGGGGCCGTGTTTCCTCTGGGCATGTATACCGTGTGCACCCACCGCCTGGCGGACGTGACCCAGGCCCCTGTGATCGACGTCATTCCCGCAAGATTTGTCTACATTGCCATGACCGCATGGCTCATTACATTTCTGGGAATGGTGCGCGAAATCTGGTCGGCACAAAAAATCAAGCAACGGGAAAAACTTGACCTGGATCAAATCCATGCAAATGTTGATATGGTACAAAGGAAGTGAACGTTCAATGGTGCTCATGGTCAAATACCGCCATAAGCAGATATGAGAATTTATTCAGAAAAAGGAGGGGTCATGAAAAAAGGAATCAAA is a window encoding:
- a CDS encoding tellurite resistance/C4-dicarboxylate transporter family protein, translating into MAQQVKDKNHPPQSGIWARSIENLNPAYFALVMSTGIVSMAAHYQGFNMIAWILLGINIPAYIILWIMYIFRIFFFTRRFQEDFRDHTQGMGFFTCVAASGVLGSQILILTGAVTIATALWYVTITLWLCLIYGLFTGLITKEEKPSIARGINGGWLLAVVATQAVTVLSTAIAPDLPVYRETILFLAFNTWLFGGMLYIWIIGLIFYRYLFFHFSPQDLTPPYWINMGAVAITTLGGAGLIGQAAASGFLAELTPFLKGFTFFFWATATWWIPMLIILGIWRHGIRRFPLRYSPLFWGAVFPLGMYTVCTHRLADVTQAPVIDVIPARFVYIAMTAWLITFLGMVREIWSAQKIKQREKLDLDQIHANVDMVQRK